Proteins co-encoded in one Haladaptatus sp. ZSTT2 genomic window:
- the hutU gene encoding urocanate hydratase codes for MGHKQPTDRKSRLGEPSAQWREYQGAPTGTDIECKGWRQEAALRMLNNNLDPDVGENPEELVVYGGTGRAARSWDAYDAILAELRELDDDETLLVQSGKPVGRFTTHERAPRVLIANSNLVGKWDNWEHFHELEARGLIMYGQMTAGSWAYIGTQGIIQGTYETLAEAGRQHFPEAKGLTGTITVTGGLGGMGGAQPLAVTMNHGVCIAAEVDEHRIDRRIETRYCMAKTDDLDEAISMAEEAAAKGEPLSIGLHMNAADMFDGMLERGFVPDIVTDQTSAHDELEGYYPSGYTVEAADQLRAENPEKYVAESLDTMVRHVEGILAMQEQGAIAFEYGNNIRGQVKEHRGMENAFDFEGFVPAYIRPLFCRGKGPFRWAALSGNPADIHRTDDAVRELFPEKEHLHRWIDLAQEQVAFQGLPSRVCWLGYSTDEDGVTERAKFALKINNLVREGEISAPVVVTRDHLDAGSVASPNRETEAMRDGSDAVADWPILNALLNCAAGADIVSVHDGGGVGIGNALHTNNHVVLDGTDLAAEKARRVFTTDPGMGVIRHADAGYEEALDEAAVSNVPIPMRDRT; via the coding sequence ATGGGACACAAGCAACCGACCGACCGAAAGAGCCGACTCGGTGAACCCTCCGCGCAGTGGCGCGAGTATCAGGGTGCACCAACCGGTACTGATATCGAATGTAAGGGCTGGCGACAAGAAGCGGCCCTCCGAATGCTCAACAACAACTTAGACCCTGACGTAGGCGAAAACCCCGAAGAACTCGTCGTTTACGGTGGAACGGGCCGCGCCGCCCGCAGTTGGGACGCCTACGACGCGATTCTCGCAGAACTCCGCGAGCTCGACGACGACGAAACCCTGCTCGTCCAGTCTGGCAAGCCCGTGGGCCGATTCACCACCCACGAGCGCGCCCCGCGTGTCCTGATTGCGAACTCGAATCTGGTGGGCAAGTGGGACAACTGGGAGCACTTCCACGAACTCGAAGCGAGGGGACTCATCATGTACGGCCAGATGACCGCCGGGTCGTGGGCGTACATCGGCACCCAAGGCATCATTCAGGGAACCTACGAAACGCTCGCGGAAGCCGGTCGCCAGCACTTCCCTGAAGCCAAGGGACTCACAGGAACCATCACCGTCACCGGCGGCCTCGGCGGGATGGGCGGCGCACAACCGCTTGCAGTGACGATGAACCATGGCGTGTGCATCGCCGCGGAGGTGGACGAACACCGCATCGACCGTCGCATCGAGACGCGCTACTGCATGGCGAAAACCGACGACTTGGACGAAGCCATCTCGATGGCAGAGGAAGCCGCCGCGAAGGGCGAACCGCTCTCGATTGGCCTCCACATGAACGCCGCCGACATGTTCGACGGGATGCTCGAACGCGGCTTCGTCCCGGACATCGTCACCGACCAGACGAGTGCCCACGACGAACTTGAGGGCTACTATCCAAGCGGCTACACCGTCGAAGCAGCCGACCAACTGCGCGCCGAAAATCCCGAGAAGTACGTCGCAGAGAGTCTCGATACGATGGTTCGCCACGTCGAAGGCATCTTAGCGATGCAGGAGCAGGGCGCTATCGCCTTCGAGTACGGGAACAACATTCGCGGGCAGGTCAAAGAACACCGTGGCATGGAGAACGCATTCGATTTCGAGGGCTTCGTCCCGGCCTACATCCGCCCGCTGTTCTGCCGCGGCAAGGGACCGTTCCGTTGGGCAGCACTCTCTGGTAACCCGGCAGATATCCACCGCACCGACGACGCTGTGAGAGAACTGTTCCCCGAGAAGGAGCACCTCCACCGTTGGATCGACCTCGCCCAAGAACAGGTCGCTTTCCAAGGGCTTCCCTCCCGCGTTTGCTGGCTCGGCTACTCGACCGATGAAGACGGCGTCACCGAGCGCGCGAAGTTCGCGCTCAAAATCAACAACCTCGTCCGCGAGGGCGAGATTTCCGCGCCGGTCGTCGTCACGCGCGACCACTTAGACGCGGGGAGCGTCGCAAGCCCGAATCGCGAGACTGAGGCTATGCGCGACGGCTCCGATGCCGTTGCCGACTGGCCAATCTTGAACGCCCTGCTCAACTGCGCGGCGGGCGCGGACATCGTGAGCGTCCACGACGGTGGCGGCGTTGGCATCGGCAACGCGCTCCACACGAACAACCACGTCGTCTTAGACGGGACGGACCTCGCAGCAGAGAAGGCCCGGCGCGTGTTCACCACGGACCCCGGCATGGGCGTCATTCGCCATGCAGACGCGGGCTACGAGGAAGCATTGGACGAGGCGGCGGTCTCGAACGTCCCGATTCCGATGCGAGACCGGACATGA
- the hutG gene encoding formimidoylglutamase has translation MTLEVAENWQGTSSDPNDEQFGHVIETTSLAEASEYDAVIVGEPYDGAVISRKGAAAGPAAIRKSLAGTKSHHFDAGPVSNIGDLGDMVIPDGSVAAVQAAVREVTSELHAQDALPVFLGGDNSLTFPNVAPLVDDGSVGVINFDAHLDVREVPETGPTSGTPYRQLHDAGLDGYACVGARHFETSTAYHDFVLENEGEVVTAEEVTDDPVAAIDRALSALAHVDTLYVSVDIDVLDAVYPGSSAPTPGGLSPGDLFRAVRLAASDDRVAGFEVVECAPPLDENNRTVDAAARTVAHFLVGWSA, from the coding sequence ATGACGCTCGAAGTAGCCGAAAACTGGCAGGGCACGTCGAGCGACCCGAACGACGAGCAGTTCGGCCACGTTATCGAGACCACGTCGCTTGCCGAAGCGAGCGAATACGACGCCGTGATCGTCGGGGAACCCTACGACGGCGCGGTCATCTCGCGGAAAGGTGCGGCGGCAGGCCCTGCTGCTATCCGAAAATCCCTCGCAGGCACCAAGAGCCACCATTTCGACGCCGGACCGGTCTCAAATATCGGTGACCTCGGTGACATGGTGATTCCCGACGGTTCCGTTGCAGCGGTGCAAGCCGCCGTCCGAGAGGTGACGAGCGAACTCCATGCACAGGACGCGCTGCCGGTGTTCCTCGGCGGCGACAACTCGCTCACGTTCCCGAACGTGGCTCCGCTGGTCGACGATGGCTCGGTGGGCGTCATCAACTTCGACGCCCACCTCGACGTGCGCGAAGTGCCTGAGACGGGACCGACGAGCGGAACGCCCTACCGGCAACTCCACGACGCGGGCCTTGATGGCTACGCCTGCGTTGGCGCGCGCCACTTCGAGACGAGCACGGCGTACCACGATTTCGTGCTCGAAAATGAGGGGGAAGTCGTGACCGCAGAGGAGGTCACAGACGACCCGGTGGCTGCAATCGATCGCGCACTTTCCGCGCTCGCTCACGTTGACACGCTCTACGTGAGCGTGGATATCGACGTGCTCGATGCCGTGTATCCGGGGTCGAGCGCCCCGACACCCGGCGGCCTCTCGCCGGGCGACCTGTTCCGCGCGGTCAGACTCGCGGCGAGCGACGACCGCGTCGCTGGCTTTGAGGTGGTGGAGTGCGCACCGCCACTCGATGAGAACAATCGAACGGTGGATGCCGCCGCACGCACCGTCGCCCACTTCCTCGTGGGGTGGTCGGCGTGA
- the hutI gene encoding imidazolonepropionase, with the protein MSDLVIHDAAELVVGKGEGKPLERYENAAIAVAEGKIVAAGPTDEVTREYPAENATEAINATGKTVLPGFVDPHTHALFAGDRSDEFEAKLRGKTYQEILAAGGGILKSVRSVRKASDETLVSNLLGHLDRMLANGTTTVEVKSGYGLDTETELRMLAAIREADEQHPVDVIPTFMGAHAVPQGMDADDYTQAVIDEQLPAVAEQGIAEFNDVFCEEGVFSVEQSRRILEAGMEHGLTPKVHAEELAHIGGTKLAAETGATSADHLLHSTEDDISALVEAGVIPVLLPGTAFGLGAEFADAEMMLDHGAPVAIATDFNPNCHSHSMGFAQSLACVEMRMTPAQALVAATEHAALALDRQHLGRLDVGAPADLVVVDAPNHVHVPYQYGTNLVETVVKNGERVFG; encoded by the coding sequence GTGAGTGACCTCGTCATCCACGACGCCGCAGAACTCGTGGTCGGGAAAGGCGAAGGAAAACCGCTCGAACGCTACGAAAACGCCGCGATTGCGGTGGCAGAGGGGAAAATCGTGGCCGCTGGACCGACCGACGAGGTCACCCGCGAGTACCCCGCAGAGAACGCAACGGAAGCCATCAACGCCACCGGCAAGACGGTGCTCCCGGGCTTCGTTGACCCGCACACCCACGCCTTGTTCGCGGGCGACCGCTCGGACGAGTTCGAAGCCAAACTGCGCGGGAAAACCTACCAAGAGATTCTCGCAGCCGGTGGTGGGATTCTCAAATCCGTCCGCTCGGTTCGCAAAGCGAGTGATGAAACGCTCGTCTCGAATTTGCTCGGGCATTTAGACCGGATGCTCGCCAACGGGACAACGACGGTCGAGGTGAAGTCAGGCTATGGCCTCGACACGGAAACCGAACTCCGAATGCTCGCGGCCATCCGCGAGGCCGACGAGCAACACCCCGTGGACGTGATTCCGACGTTCATGGGCGCACACGCAGTGCCACAGGGGATGGACGCTGACGACTACACGCAAGCAGTCATCGACGAGCAACTGCCAGCCGTCGCAGAGCAGGGCATCGCCGAGTTCAACGACGTGTTCTGCGAGGAGGGCGTGTTTTCGGTCGAACAGTCTCGACGCATCCTCGAAGCCGGGATGGAGCACGGACTCACGCCAAAAGTTCACGCAGAAGAACTCGCGCACATCGGCGGGACGAAACTCGCCGCCGAAACCGGTGCGACGAGCGCAGACCATCTGCTCCACTCGACCGAAGACGACATTTCGGCGCTCGTGGAGGCCGGGGTCATCCCGGTTCTCCTGCCGGGAACCGCCTTCGGCCTCGGCGCGGAGTTCGCAGACGCGGAGATGATGCTCGACCACGGCGCACCCGTCGCCATCGCCACCGATTTCAACCCGAACTGCCACAGCCACTCGATGGGCTTCGCCCAGTCGCTCGCGTGTGTGGAGATGCGTATGACGCCCGCACAGGCGCTCGTCGCAGCGACCGAACACGCCGCACTCGCGCTGGATAGGCAACATCTCGGTCGCCTCGACGTGGGCGCGCCAGCAGACCTCGTCGTCGTGGATGCGCCGAATCACGTCCACGTGCCCTATCAGTACGGGACGAATCTGGTGGAGACAGTTGTTAAAAACGGCGAGCGCGTTTTTGGCTAG
- a CDS encoding acyl-CoA synthetase — MNLGHILRRAARRHPKRTALLGRGAEDGRTYEALDERVDRLVAGLTALGVSPGDRVGLMVKNHAAFIETSVAAYRLGALKVPLNTMLTPGDHDHLVSDAGIDVLVAESQFAAHCTEMEARAGHYVIVGDEDAAFPGETHAYESLLESDAVPQSVGSGDDPCALMYTSGTTGLPKGVTHTHDTWLSTALSLKAELTQQDGDVTLHAAPLTHGTGFLVESTMLVGGTNILVDGFDPDEFLDAVDAHGVHSIFVVPTMIYKLLDTYDADDGRDLSSLRNLYYAGAPMSAARLREGLDTFGDVFIQSYGQMECPMTITVLDHETHRRAAEENEELLQSAGSEVDTAEVRLVDDKNEPVEQGELGEITVRSPLATPGYWELPDKTAETIVDGWLHTGDVGRFDEDGFLYILDRKKDMIITGGMNVYPREIEEVLATHEAVSNAAVIGVPDDYWGEKVVAIVEPRPDAEIAEATLREELEATCDTELAAYKKPKEIDIVTELPRSSYGKVRKTDLRDEYWDGAERNVN, encoded by the coding sequence ATGAATTTAGGGCATATCCTCCGGCGGGCCGCGAGGCGCCACCCCAAACGAACGGCGCTGCTCGGGCGTGGGGCAGAAGACGGGCGAACCTACGAAGCACTCGATGAACGCGTGGACCGACTCGTCGCCGGCCTCACGGCCCTCGGCGTTTCACCCGGTGATCGTGTCGGCCTGATGGTGAAAAATCACGCCGCCTTCATCGAAACGTCGGTCGCGGCCTACCGACTCGGGGCGCTCAAAGTCCCGCTCAACACGATGCTCACGCCGGGCGACCACGACCACCTCGTATCTGACGCCGGTATCGACGTGCTCGTCGCAGAATCCCAGTTCGCCGCCCACTGCACGGAGATGGAGGCACGAGCGGGCCACTACGTAATTGTTGGCGACGAAGACGCAGCCTTCCCCGGCGAGACGCACGCCTACGAATCGCTCCTCGAATCTGACGCGGTCCCTCAGTCGGTCGGAAGCGGCGACGACCCCTGCGCGCTGATGTACACCTCCGGCACGACGGGCCTCCCGAAGGGCGTGACCCACACCCACGACACGTGGCTCTCGACTGCGCTCTCACTCAAAGCCGAACTCACACAGCAAGACGGGGACGTGACGCTCCACGCCGCACCGCTCACCCACGGCACGGGCTTTCTCGTCGAATCCACGATGCTCGTCGGCGGGACGAACATCCTCGTCGATGGCTTCGACCCCGACGAGTTCTTGGACGCGGTAGACGCCCACGGCGTCCACTCGATCTTCGTCGTCCCGACGATGATTTACAAACTGCTCGACACCTACGACGCAGACGACGGCCGCGACCTCTCCTCGCTGCGAAACCTCTACTACGCCGGTGCGCCGATGAGCGCCGCCCGCCTGCGCGAAGGCCTCGACACCTTTGGCGACGTGTTCATCCAATCCTACGGCCAGATGGAATGTCCCATGACCATCACCGTGCTCGACCACGAGACCCACCGCCGGGCGGCAGAAGAAAACGAAGAACTGCTCCAATCTGCGGGCAGCGAAGTGGACACCGCGGAAGTCAGACTCGTAGACGATAAAAACGAACCCGTCGAGCAGGGCGAACTCGGAGAAATCACCGTTCGGTCGCCACTCGCCACGCCGGGCTACTGGGAGTTACCTGATAAAACCGCAGAAACCATCGTGGACGGCTGGCTCCACACCGGCGACGTGGGACGCTTCGACGAAGACGGCTTCCTCTACATCTTAGATCGCAAGAAGGACATGATAATCACCGGCGGGATGAACGTCTACCCCCGCGAAATCGAGGAAGTGCTCGCCACCCACGAGGCCGTCTCAAACGCCGCCGTCATCGGCGTCCCCGACGACTACTGGGGCGAGAAGGTGGTCGCCATCGTCGAACCGCGCCCGGACGCGGAGATTGCTGAAGCAACCCTCCGGGAAGAACTCGAAGCGACCTGCGATACGGAATTGGCCGCGTACAAGAAACCGAAAGAAATCGACATCGTCACCGAACTGCCGCGCAGTTCGTATGGGAAAGTTCGGAAAACCGACCTACGAGACGAGTACTGGGACGGCGCGGAGCGAAATGTGAACTGA
- a CDS encoding MaoC/PaaZ C-terminal domain-containing protein → MPQTAYFYEDLAVGDTFETRGRTITESHLVTHAGNTGDMNELQMNAAFAEKTRFGERAVHAPLTYSMMEGLITSDFRHEDSNICYYGLDKMRIPHPTFIGDTISVSRKIIDTEDRDDGGIVTFRDEVTTEEGKVVLVCETLEYIRTRD, encoded by the coding sequence ATGCCACAGACGGCGTACTTCTACGAGGATTTGGCGGTGGGCGACACGTTCGAAACGCGCGGACGAACCATCACAGAGAGCCATCTCGTCACCCACGCGGGCAACACGGGCGACATGAACGAACTCCAGATGAACGCGGCGTTCGCCGAGAAAACACGCTTTGGCGAGCGCGCCGTCCACGCCCCGCTCACCTACTCGATGATGGAGGGGCTCATCACGAGCGACTTCCGCCACGAGGATTCGAACATCTGTTATTACGGGCTCGACAAGATGCGGATTCCACACCCCACCTTCATCGGTGACACCATCAGCGTCTCGCGGAAAATCATCGACACGGAAGACCGCGACGACGGCGGCATCGTCACGTTCCGCGACGAAGTGACGACCGAGGAGGGAAAAGTCGTCCTCGTCTGTGAGACGCTCGAATACATCCGGACCCGCGACTGA
- a CDS encoding iron-containing alcohol dehydrogenase family protein, with the protein MIFDHEYERARFVWGPNSVSQLTERIDADAKVMVVCGEHVGATDAVMEPVTEALGEHLVATYTGARPNVPHETVVEGVERLHDCGADALVSIGGGSASDTAKAIAIFAAEETDDLKQLKTRTVDGQVEVPDLPAPKLPLYCVVTTLSAAEVTNICGVSTPEEKVVLLDEKVRPQASIYDPAIAETTPESVIGSTGMNALDHAVEILYSEGRSDNPFYQATAEKAIRLLTENLPGAVAGDPEARVQAQLGAALSGLGVVGGVSINHGVNHILCARHPVSHGDGNSILLPHGIRFTAPAAPDAIRRIGQAMGVDVAGTEEEILDNVLDAVTTLQETLGTPTRLRDVGVEKADFDAIAEIAAAEPSLASHPRDITEADLVAFLEAAW; encoded by the coding sequence ATGATTTTTGACCACGAATACGAACGGGCACGATTCGTGTGGGGGCCGAACAGCGTCTCTCAACTCACCGAACGCATCGACGCAGACGCGAAGGTGATGGTCGTCTGTGGGGAACACGTCGGCGCGACAGACGCTGTCATGGAACCCGTCACCGAGGCACTTGGCGAGCACCTCGTCGCAACCTACACCGGCGCACGGCCGAACGTCCCGCACGAAACCGTCGTCGAAGGCGTCGAACGCCTGCACGACTGCGGCGCAGATGCCCTCGTCAGCATCGGCGGCGGCAGTGCGAGCGATACGGCGAAAGCCATCGCCATCTTCGCCGCAGAAGAGACGGACGACCTCAAACAACTCAAAACGAGAACGGTAGACGGGCAGGTCGAAGTGCCGGACTTGCCAGCACCAAAACTCCCCCTCTACTGCGTGGTCACGACGCTCTCTGCAGCAGAGGTGACGAACATCTGTGGGGTGTCCACTCCCGAAGAAAAGGTCGTCCTCTTAGACGAGAAGGTGCGACCGCAAGCGAGCATCTACGACCCGGCCATCGCGGAAACAACCCCCGAATCGGTCATCGGAAGCACGGGCATGAACGCGCTCGACCACGCCGTCGAAATTCTCTACTCAGAGGGCCGAAGCGACAATCCGTTCTATCAGGCGACCGCAGAGAAGGCGATTCGCCTGCTCACAGAGAACCTCCCCGGCGCGGTCGCAGGCGACCCCGAAGCCCGGGTACAGGCACAACTCGGCGCGGCGCTCTCGGGACTCGGCGTCGTCGGTGGCGTCAGCATCAACCACGGTGTGAATCACATCCTCTGTGCGCGCCACCCCGTCTCGCACGGCGACGGCAACAGCATCCTCCTCCCCCACGGCATTCGATTCACCGCACCCGCGGCCCCCGACGCCATCCGCCGTATCGGGCAGGCGATGGGCGTCGACGTGGCCGGGACGGAAGAAGAGATTCTCGACAACGTTCTCGATGCGGTCACGACGCTCCAGGAGACGCTTGGAACGCCCACCCGCCTACGCGACGTAGGCGTCGAGAAGGCCGATTTTGATGCCATCGCGGAAATCGCTGCAGCGGAGCCGTCGCTCGCCAGTCATCCGCGAGATATCACCGAAGCAGACCTCGTCGCGTTCCTCGAAGCCGCGTGGTAG
- a CDS encoding acyl-CoA dehydrogenase family protein: MQYNDSALAQEVSGRVREFMDDVVIPAERDLEPGTVVSDSVLADLREQAREYDVYAPQISEEYGGMGLEFRDVLPAFEQAGRSILGAPAMRVDAPDEGNMHTFEMLGTKEQKDKWLRPLVAGDIHSGFAMTEPIQGGGSDPKMLKTKAEKDGDEWVVNGHKWWTTNGSDASILIVMARTDFDAHPYQGASLILVPIDTPGVEVVRDIPHTGGGVIGTIHSEIKFNDVRVPEENLLGTENMGFKHAQQRLGPARLTHCMRFSGMAQRSLDVAKAYISEREAFGGPVAEKQGPRFAIAEHETKLHAVKTMVRHAAWQVSEGDEARIPVSMCKVFAANVAQEAIDTALQFCGANGMGKDLPISDFYEEVRQFRIVDGADEVHKRVIARNAFDEIDPEEISTVTRFDG, translated from the coding sequence ATGCAGTACAACGACTCTGCCCTCGCACAGGAAGTCTCCGGACGGGTGCGAGAGTTCATGGACGACGTGGTTATTCCAGCAGAACGTGACCTTGAACCGGGCACCGTGGTCTCCGATTCCGTCCTCGCTGACCTGCGCGAGCAGGCTCGTGAGTACGACGTGTACGCACCACAGATTTCAGAGGAGTACGGCGGGATGGGCCTCGAATTCCGCGACGTGCTCCCGGCGTTCGAGCAGGCTGGTCGCAGCATCCTCGGTGCGCCCGCGATGCGCGTAGACGCCCCCGACGAAGGCAACATGCACACCTTCGAAATGCTCGGCACCAAAGAACAGAAAGACAAGTGGCTCCGCCCGCTCGTCGCCGGAGACATCCACTCCGGGTTCGCCATGACCGAGCCGATTCAGGGCGGTGGCTCCGACCCGAAGATGCTGAAGACGAAAGCCGAGAAGGACGGCGACGAGTGGGTCGTAAACGGGCACAAGTGGTGGACGACCAACGGCAGCGACGCGAGCATCCTCATCGTGATGGCGCGCACCGACTTCGACGCCCACCCGTACCAGGGTGCCTCGCTCATTCTCGTCCCAATCGACACGCCCGGCGTGGAAGTCGTCCGCGACATCCCGCACACCGGCGGCGGCGTCATCGGAACCATCCACTCGGAAATCAAGTTCAACGACGTGCGCGTCCCCGAAGAGAACCTGCTCGGCACCGAAAACATGGGGTTCAAACACGCCCAACAGCGCCTCGGTCCGGCCCGCCTGACGCACTGTATGCGGTTTTCAGGGATGGCCCAGCGCTCGCTTGATGTGGCGAAAGCCTACATTTCAGAGCGTGAAGCCTTCGGTGGCCCCGTCGCAGAGAAGCAGGGCCCACGCTTTGCCATCGCCGAACACGAGACGAAACTCCACGCCGTGAAAACGATGGTACGCCACGCCGCGTGGCAGGTTTCAGAGGGCGACGAAGCCCGAATCCCCGTCTCCATGTGTAAGGTGTTCGCCGCGAACGTCGCACAGGAGGCCATCGACACGGCGCTCCAGTTCTGTGGCGCAAACGGGATGGGCAAAGACCTGCCAATCTCTGATTTCTACGAGGAGGTTCGACAGTTCCGCATCGTAGACGGGGCAGACGAGGTGCACAAGCGCGTCATCGCCCGCAACGCCTTCGACGAAATCGACCCCGAAGAGATTTCGACGGTCACTCGGTTCGACGGCTAA